CAATCCATTGCGGACATTGCGCCCAATTCCGTCATACTCCTTCCATTGGATGTAACGGGTATCCACTCCGCCCTGAAGAATAAAGTCCTCAATCAGGCGCCCAACCTCGTTGTCGGCGAAGGCGGTGACGACTGCCGTGTTCAAACCGAAGCAACGGCGAAGGCCGCGGGTGACATTGTATTCTCCTCCGCCTTCCCACGCCTGAAAGGAACGTGCTGTGCGCACACGTCCCTCTCCCGGATCAAGCCGGAGCATGACTTCCCCAAGGGAAATGCAATCATATGTACAGTCTTCTTTATTTCGGATTTTCATTTGTCGGTGTGTTTAAATTTCAGGTAGAAAATGTTATTGAGCTGTTTTGAAGGAATTTATCTCCCATTGTTGGACACCACACTCGGCCGCCAACGCGTTAAAGCCCTCGATCTCCTTTTCAGAAAAGAGCAGGCCTCCATTTTTCTCCGAGCGCTTTGCTGCCTCGGCTTCAATTTGACCGGGCAGGAGACAGCTTTCGTTCCCGTGGCCCAGAATGTCCGCTATGACATCCTTCAAGTTTTCAGCTTGGGATTTTCCTCCCGCAAAGGCTCCTCCACTCACCGCATCGGGATGGATAACCTGGAAATAGAAACAAGGCGCATGCTTCTCACCGTCATCGGCCCAACGGCTCCGCACCGTTGGCAAGCCGCCCCCAATGAGCGCTCCGACTAGTTCATTAACCAAGCTCAGACCGTATCCCTTGTGTGCCCCAAAGGGGAGCAGGTACTTTGCTTCTCTGGCATCCGTGGTTGGATGGCCATTCTCATCAACCGCCGCGTCAGGTGGAAGGGGCATCCCTTCCCTGGCAAACTGCTGTACCCGCCCCATCGCTACAACTGAGGTTGCCCAATCAATGACAACCGGAAAACCAACGGCTTCCGTCGTTGGAAAGCCCCAACTGTGAGGATTCGTCCCAAGTGTTGGGAATTTGCCTTTGAAGGGAACAACTTCCGCCAATGCGGCTGTACAGTTTGTATAGGCGATATATCCACGCTTGGCGGCATCCATTACATAGCCCCCACCCCAAAGGTAGTGAAAGGCATTGTCCACGCTGACAATCCCTACTCCCGTCTTGTCGGCCATCTCAATACACGCCTCCATTGCTTCATAGGCCACGGCCTGTCCGAGCTTTCGGTTGGCATTCCAGACTTGTGCCGACGTGAACCGGCTCTCCAGCTTCTCAATTTCGGATGCCGGTTGGCAGCCCTGTGATCCGCTTCCAAAAAGATGATCGAGATGAAGCGCTTTCAGGGCATTGTGCGTGCGCACTCCGTGCTTGGAGGCATAGGCCGAAAACCGCGCTGCAGCATCTGCCTCCGCCTCATTAAATCCACGATGCAGATAAGCAGCCTTAACCAGTGCATTGTGCTTTGGTTCTTCTACTACATAAAATTTTTCTGTCATGATAATCCTGTTTTCATCTCGGGATAAACCCGCTCGCTACAATTGCATTTCTTTATCTTAAGATCCTTGTCCCTCGTCCAACTTGTTGACCTGTGCCAACGGCTTCTCGCCGTTCATTGCCAGGATAAGATTCTTGACCGAGGCCGTTGCCTGACGAACAACACTTTCATAGGTACGGCTCCCAATATGGGGAGTCACAATGCAGTTGGGCTCCTTTAACAGGGGATGGTCTGCAGCAGGTGGCTCTTCATCCAGGACATCGGTGCCATAGCCTCCCACCTTGCCTGATTTGAGTGCCTGAACCATGGCACTGGTGCTGACCAGCTCACCCCGGGCGCAGTTGATGATAACAACTCCGTCCTTCATCCGGGCTAGACTCTGCGAACTAATCATGTCGCGGGTTTCCTCCGTGAGATTTGTATGCAGCGAGATGATGTCGCAGGTCTCTAACAATTCCTCGAGTGATTGAGCCTTGGTGATTCCGTACTCATCAGCGAATGCCTCCGGCCAATACAAGTCGTGCCCAACCAACTCCAACCCGAAGGCCTTGGCCCGTACGGCGACTTCCTTGCCAATTCGGCCAAGTCCGACAATCCCGATGCGCTTACCCATTATTTCATGGCCAATCAAGCGCTTCCATTTTCCCTCGCGGGTGATGTCGACTTCAGCAATGAGGTTTTTATAAAGCGCTAAAAGCAACGTAAAGCAGTGCTCCGCAACCGTCGTGTGGTTGACTCCGGGAGTGAAACACACCGGAATTCCCATCTCGGTCGCTGCTTCCACGTCAATCTTGTCCACCCCGATTCCGTATTTACTCAAGACGCGAAGGCGGGGACGGGCTTTCTCAATAACTTTGCGGGAGATGGCGTCGTCTCCACAAATATATCCATCCACATCGCCGACCAGCGCCAGCGTGTCTTCTTCATTCAAGGGCCCGCGCGCCGTGATGATTTCCCACCCGGTTTCCTTGAGAAGATCGTGATGTGATCCGGGTGTGTCCTGGAAGGAGGTCGTTGTTAATAATATTCGAGTAGTCATATCCGATTTGATGAAGTGGGTGTCTTTATTGGTTGATCAGCGGTATTTGACTCAGCATGGGCCGGTTGACTTCCGCACAACTAAAATAGGTTCTACTTTATAATGGGGCGGCTTGAGTGATTTATCCCTTGTCCAAAGCGCTTTTTGTCCTTTTTCCATGAGCTTGCCGATGTTCTGATCCACGGTTGTCAGCGGGGGATTGGTCCAGGCTGTCTCGGGAAGGTTGTCCAAGCCGATTATTGAGTAGTCCTGGGGAATCTTTTTTCCTGCCTCCTGAAGTCCTCTCATCGCTCCAATGGCAATCCGGTCATTGAGACAAAACAGGGCTGTTGGGCCGCCTTTTCCCATTTCAAGAACCTTCCTCGCCAACAGGGATCCAAATTTATAGTTCTGCTGATCGTATCCAGGTTCATCGATAAACTGCAGGTCCTTCTTGAAATCGAGACCCAGATTTCCAGCTGCCCGCCGAAGGCCGCGTTTCCGGATACCCTGGTACATGTCGTCACTGCTCAATCCAAGAACAGCAATCTTCTTGTGCCCGAGTTCATGCAGATGACGGAGCTTGATTTCCATCGCTTTCCCGCGGTCCAAACTTACCCGGGGAATCGGTAGCGCATGGCGAGGGTCCACCGCGACAATCCCCACTCCCCGCTCCTTCACTTCCTTGAAAACCGGCGAGTCCACCTCAAGCGTCGATCCAATCAGGACAATTCCATCGACATTGATGGATAAAAAGTGCCGCACAACAGCTTCTTCGACATCGGGATCCCCCTCCGGCATTTCAAACATCGCCCGGTATCCAGCCTTCTTCAACTCCTGTTGGATTACCTGGCTCTTGGCCGCCAACACCATTGCCTCAAGATGTGGAAAACTCACCCCCACCAAACCGCTGGGCACTCCGCGCAAGCCCCGCGCCAGCTTGTTCGGCTCAAATCCAAGATCCTCAACCGCCGCCAGGACACGCTTCCGGGTCTCCTCCTTCACCCCGTCGTGGCCGTTTAATACTCGCGAGATGGTCCACCGTGAGACCCCCAGATGACGCGCCAACCCAGCCGTTCCTTGAACGGTACTGGCGCTTGTGTCGGCTTTCGGGGTTGGTTCAGGCATAAAATCTAACACGTGTTGGATTTTAGGGAAATGTCAATACTGAATTCAGAGCGGTCCCCTTGGCGTGGGCCTGATTATCTCACCAACTGCTTAAATAATATCCGAAGCCTTCTTCCTCTTGACTGAAGGAAATTGCGGCCATAGCACAGTATGTCTGTTCACTAATGAAATTCCGGTTTTATTGTGACAGGTTCCAGTGTTCATTTTCATTCTGATTCATATGATATTAAAAAAGTTGTTCCCCCTCCTTGTGCTCCTTTTGGGCTCTGTTGCTTTGCATGCTGAAGATTTACCGGTTGAGTATTTCTTCAAGGATCCGACCTTCCGTTCAGTCAAGTTATCCCCGGATGGGACGCATATCGCCGTCCTCGTCCGTTACAATGACATCATGAACCTGGCCGTGATCGAGCTGGCGACGAACAAGCCCGAGATCATCACGCTGGAAAAGCAGGACATCTCGCGATACTATTGGATAAACAATGACCGGCTCATCTATATGACCGACAAGGTCACGGACACGAAACTTGAGCGGACCGGAGGAATCTTTGCG
This region of Oceanipulchritudo coccoides genomic DNA includes:
- a CDS encoding LacI family DNA-binding transcriptional regulator translates to MPEPTPKADTSASTVQGTAGLARHLGVSRWTISRVLNGHDGVKEETRKRVLAAVEDLGFEPNKLARGLRGVPSGLVGVSFPHLEAMVLAAKSQVIQQELKKAGYRAMFEMPEGDPDVEEAVVRHFLSINVDGIVLIGSTLEVDSPVFKEVKERGVGIVAVDPRHALPIPRVSLDRGKAMEIKLRHLHELGHKKIAVLGLSSDDMYQGIRKRGLRRAAGNLGLDFKKDLQFIDEPGYDQQNYKFGSLLARKVLEMGKGGPTALFCLNDRIAIGAMRGLQEAGKKIPQDYSIIGLDNLPETAWTNPPLTTVDQNIGKLMEKGQKALWTRDKSLKPPHYKVEPILVVRKSTGPC
- a CDS encoding phosphoglycerate dehydrogenase — protein: MTTRILLTTTSFQDTPGSHHDLLKETGWEIITARGPLNEEDTLALVGDVDGYICGDDAISRKVIEKARPRLRVLSKYGIGVDKIDVEAATEMGIPVCFTPGVNHTTVAEHCFTLLLALYKNLIAEVDITREGKWKRLIGHEIMGKRIGIVGLGRIGKEVAVRAKAFGLELVGHDLYWPEAFADEYGITKAQSLEELLETCDIISLHTNLTEETRDMISSQSLARMKDGVVIINCARGELVSTSAMVQALKSGKVGGYGTDVLDEEPPAADHPLLKEPNCIVTPHIGSRTYESVVRQATASVKNLILAMNGEKPLAQVNKLDEGQGS
- a CDS encoding Ldh family oxidoreductase: MTEKFYVVEEPKHNALVKAAYLHRGFNEAEADAAARFSAYASKHGVRTHNALKALHLDHLFGSGSQGCQPASEIEKLESRFTSAQVWNANRKLGQAVAYEAMEACIEMADKTGVGIVSVDNAFHYLWGGGYVMDAAKRGYIAYTNCTAALAEVVPFKGKFPTLGTNPHSWGFPTTEAVGFPVVIDWATSVVAMGRVQQFAREGMPLPPDAAVDENGHPTTDAREAKYLLPFGAHKGYGLSLVNELVGALIGGGLPTVRSRWADDGEKHAPCFYFQVIHPDAVSGGAFAGGKSQAENLKDVIADILGHGNESCLLPGQIEAEAAKRSEKNGGLLFSEKEIEGFNALAAECGVQQWEINSFKTAQ